In Actinomycetota bacterium, the sequence ACCCCAACGTCGCCCCTGGGCTGTCGGTGCGGACCAAACCAGAGCTTCGTGATGAACCTCATGGGCGTCACCGGCCACATGATGAAGATGGGTCGCGAGAGCGCTCTGATCACTGCTTCCAACATTTCGGCTTGATGAACCGCTCCCTCGGACACGACTTCATCGGCGGTAAGGACGCGAACGGCAACCCCGGTGCCATGGCGGAGGTCGTCACGTCCCCCAACGACCCAGCCTTCTGGCTGCACCCGCCAACATCGAACGGCTCTCAGACAACTGGTGGAAGAATCCTCACTACCAGTACCTCCAAGAGCCTTGGGTCTGTCTACGATCCACACCAGTAGGTGCGCCCCGAATCCGATCGAATGAGACGTTGAGAGTCAATGCTCAACTGCGACGAGGCATCAAGGAGTCTGGCAACATAGACCGGCATCGTTAGTTTTTGTTCGGTTGTCCTGGTCTCCCGTAGGACTGCGCCTTCACCGTCGGCATCCAAATTGGTCAGCGCAGTGTTGAAGCAGTCCTGGACTTGGCCCCGGACAGCACTGAATTCGTCCGACCGAAACCAGTCCCGCTGCAGTCCCGCGCCATCCTGCAACACGCGTTGCAGTGCCATCGTGGCCAGTCCCGCCCAGCCGATGGTTGTGACGAGGTCTGTCCCGACCAACGGATCGCACTTGGTCCTGTGTGGCTCGATCAGCGCGGCCGTAGTGACTGGCACCGCTGTCGAAAGAGCGCGCCGGGCGAACAAATCGAGCTCCCTGAGACGGACTTTGTCCAACGGTGACGGGTCCGCGAGTGCCGCCAGTACCTCCGTTGTCCAATCGAACTGGGCTCGGATAGCGCCGGTCAGTACGGCGACCAATTCGCTACCGCGCCAGTTCGGCAGCACCAGGAAGACGATCAGTGCAATACCGCAACCCAGCAAGGTGGCCAAGAGTCGTGCCTCCGGTGGCCCAAGAGACGGGGTCTGCGCTTCAGATAGCAACAGCATCGTCGTCGCCATCGCGATGGACGCCCAGAAGTAATTCACAGTCATCCAGCGCATCACCAGAGGGGCAGCAATCATGATGAGGACTGCGTAGACCCAGCCGACATCACCGATCATCGCGAAGACCGCAGATACAGCGACCACTGCGACGACGGTACCCGCAACGCGTAGGAGGCCCTGCGACAGTGTGCTCGCAAAGTCGGATTTCATCACCATGAGCGCGGACATCGCGATCCAGTAACCGTGAGGGATGCCGAACCACAGCGAGATTGCTGTCGCGACCGCCAAAGCGAGCGCGATCCTAAGTCCCTGACGCGCGCCGGGCGCTCCAATTGCCAGTGACGACGGCAAATGTGTGAACCAACTCCGCAGAGTTGGCTCATCGCTGCCAACCCGCACAGCTCGTGTTTTCGAGGCTGGCGAAAGGGAGGAGGTGACGGCGGCATCGAGATCTCCAAGAGCCGCCGTCAATTCAGGCGGCACGACGCCCGTGTCCTGCTGCGGGGGCTCGGCTGGGTGTTGGAATGATCGAGTGATTGCTTCCAACCGAACGACCACAGCGCCTCGATGGAGCGGATCAGGTTGCGCGTTCATGAGCCACGAGGACACGACAACTCGCGTCTCGTAGATCTGATCCAGTACATCCGAAAAGTACTGCCGTCGATCTTGGGGCAGGCCCGCCGAATCGACCAGAGCCATGGCTCGCGCCGCAATGTCGATGCCATGAAGGTGCAGCCCGGGGGACGCCTGTTCGCTGCGCACCAACTCAAGCAGCGAACACAGACTCGCAGTGACCGCTCGGCGAACCTCGGTGATTCGTTCGCGGGGCCAGGTCATCACCGCTGCCGAAGTCGCGATCAGACCCCCCGCCAGAATCGCGAGCGCCGAGACCGTGACGTGTGACAATGTCATCGGCGCGATTCCGCTCAGACCGACCGCAGTGGCCAGTGGGCCAAGAGTCAGGTTGAACGCCAAAAGCCCATTGCCACCCACAGTTCCGTAGACATAGCCGAGTAGCGGGAGTAACAGCAGTAACCACCAAGTACCTGCGACGAGTTGGACCGCGAAGCCCGCAGAAGCAGACAAGACTGCGACGCCCAGGCAAATTCGTACCAGCAATGAGCGGCTGATCCCTGGCGGGACGAGGCCAACACTGAGAGCACCAAAGCCAGCTGCAGCGCCATAGGGCAAATCGCCGAACCCCGCGCCGAGGGCTACAAGAAGTCCGACCAGGACGCCGCGGTGGATCGCCGCTGGCCACGCCATGACTGATTCGGAGTGCTGACGCATCAGTGCCCACAGCAGACGCGGGCGCTTCATCGCCGATTCTCGATAGCTCACCGGTGGCCTTTCGAGAGCGGCCTCATGTGCGCAAGAAAGGCGTGTCGACTGGACACCAGGTCCGACACTCGAAGCCCTCGAAGGCGACCGGACTCAGCTCTAGCCCGGTCTGCGCCGGGAGACGATGCGGGGCGGCGGCCGATGGCCGCCGCCCCGCATCACAGCCGATCGGTCAGCCGACCACCTGGCCTGTGGCGATTTCGACGATCTTGCCGCAGGTCGCGGCCTTGTCGGGCACCGGCTGGCCGTTTTGCACAGTTACGAACCATGCGCACTTCGTCGGCGTGCCATTAGGCAGCAGGCCCGGCTTGAAGGAGATCGGCGCAGGCAGCAGGCCGCCGGCGTCATACTTCGAGACGTTGCGCAGGGCGCTGATGAACTTCTCCCGGGTCGGGCACGGCCCGGCCAGCTTCAGCCCCTTGATCATGAGGTCGGCCCCTGCGAACCCGACCGGCGCGATCGAAGCGTACGGGTTGGCGCCGGCCGCCTTCATGCCATTGGCGTAGGTGCGCACCGCCGGGTGCCCGGGCACACCGATCGGCACAACCGCGAGTTGGGCGTTGACACCCTCAAGTGCCCCACCGGACTTGGCGATGACCGCGGGGTCGGCGATGCCAGCGCCGTTGATGCCCTTGAGGTTCACGCCCTGCTGCTTGAGCGCCTGCACGATCGACACCACACCGTCGGTGAACATCGTGAGGTATGCGCCGTCTGCGCCGGAGTTCTTGATGCGCAGCGCGGTCGAGGTCGCGTCGTGCGTGCCCTGCGTCTCGTCGAGGATGAGCAGGCCCTGCTTGACGCCAGCGGCTCCGGCGGCAATGTTCTGGAGTTTGGCCGAGTTGGCCGCGCTCGGGGAGTTGTGCGAGACGATCGCGGCACTGGTGACGCCGAGGGACTTCAGCTTCTCCATCGTGGCCGTGTTCACGTACTGCGTCGACGGCACGCCGGTTGCGGAGAAGGCGTTGCGGTCGGTAGCCATCGCCAGTGCGTTGAAGCCCGTCACCGGCACGTTGTTCGCCTTGAACGTGGGCATGGCCGAGTCGGTGGCCGTGGTCATAATCACCCCGAAGACATGGTCAGACTGCAGCGCCTTGGTGGCCATGGTCGTCTGAGTCTGCCCGTTCGCCTGGTCGTCGTACACGATCACGTTGATCTTGCGGCCGTACACGCCGCCCTTGGCGTTCTCCTGCGCGAGGCGCAGCGCCACGGCCTTGTCAGCGTCGATGAACGTCGCCGCCGCCGGCCCGGTCTTCGGGATGAAGTCTCCGATGGTGATGCTGGCCGGCGTAACGCCGTCCGCCGCCGGGCACGCGGCGTTGCTTTGCTTTGTGGGTGCGGGCGTGGGGGCGGCGTTTGCTGCGGTGCCGACAAGAGACAGCACCACGGCCGCGCCAAGGCCTCCGGCCATTACAGCCGTTCGGCCCTTCTTCGTGCTCATAGTCTTCATGGATTCTCCCAACTGATAGTCGTGGCGCGCGCTGCGCTACGAGTACACCAAGTCCGCAGACTGGCCCCGAATGCCGCCTATGCGATCCAAATCACATGTAATAGTTACGCAATCGTTACGCAGTATCGCTCATACGCGCGCAAATCAGACTCGCTCCATGCGGCACGCAACCATCGCCAAGGCTGACAAGGCTGACTGAGCACACACACCACACGATCGAAGCAACGACCGCCAACATGCCCATTGTCCATAAACCCTTGGCAGATCGGAAGTCACGAGCGCAACATGGCGTAGCTAATGCACCACTGCTCGCCTGAGGACTTTGAGGTGCCGTCGAAGGGCCTCTGAGATTTAGTCGTGGATCGAGTTCAGCCAGGAGTGCCGAAGTTGACGACAGGATCCTGGTGCATGTCGCTGCTTGAGTCATAGGCTCCGCCAACTGCAGGAACATTGGT encodes:
- a CDS encoding FUSC family protein; translated protein: MKRPRLLWALMRQHSESVMAWPAAIHRGVLVGLLVALGAGFGDLPYGAAAGFGALSVGLVPPGISRSLLVRICLGVAVLSASAGFAVQLVAGTWWLLLLLPLLGYVYGTVGGNGLLAFNLTLGPLATAVGLSGIAPMTLSHVTVSALAILAGGLIATSAAVMTWPRERITEVRRAVTASLCSLLELVRSEQASPGLHLHGIDIAARAMALVDSAGLPQDRRQYFSDVLDQIYETRVVVSSWLMNAQPDPLHRGAVVVRLEAITRSFQHPAEPPQQDTGVVPPELTAALGDLDAAVTSSLSPASKTRAVRVGSDEPTLRSWFTHLPSSLAIGAPGARQGLRIALALAVATAISLWFGIPHGYWIAMSALMVMKSDFASTLSQGLLRVAGTVVAVVAVSAVFAMIGDVGWVYAVLIMIAAPLVMRWMTVNYFWASIAMATTMLLLSEAQTPSLGPPEARLLATLLGCGIALIVFLVLPNWRGSELVAVLTGAIRAQFDWTTEVLAALADPSPLDKVRLRELDLFARRALSTAVPVTTAALIEPHRTKCDPLVGTDLVTTIGWAGLATMALQRVLQDGAGLQRDWFRSDEFSAVRGQVQDCFNTALTNLDADGEGAVLRETRTTEQKLTMPVYVARLLDASSQLSIDSQRLIRSDSGRTYWCGS
- a CDS encoding ABC transporter substrate-binding protein, which encodes MKTMSTKKGRTAVMAGGLGAAVVLSLVGTAANAAPTPAPTKQSNAACPAADGVTPASITIGDFIPKTGPAAATFIDADKAVALRLAQENAKGGVYGRKINVIVYDDQANGQTQTTMATKALQSDHVFGVIMTTATDSAMPTFKANNVPVTGFNALAMATDRNAFSATGVPSTQYVNTATMEKLKSLGVTSAAIVSHNSPSAANSAKLQNIAAGAAGVKQGLLILDETQGTHDATSTALRIKNSGADGAYLTMFTDGVVSIVQALKQQGVNLKGINGAGIADPAVIAKSGGALEGVNAQLAVVPIGVPGHPAVRTYANGMKAAGANPYASIAPVGFAGADLMIKGLKLAGPCPTREKFISALRNVSKYDAGGLLPAPISFKPGLLPNGTPTKCAWFVTVQNGQPVPDKAATCGKIVEIATGQVVG